In one Myxocyprinus asiaticus isolate MX2 ecotype Aquarium Trade chromosome 1, UBuf_Myxa_2, whole genome shotgun sequence genomic region, the following are encoded:
- the pabpn1l gene encoding embryonic polyadenylate-binding protein 2, translated as MEEAEEQYEADRQFPYNPQAGLFYSMTHEDRIDADKRSIYVGNVDYGATADELEIYFNVCGHVNRVTIPYNRFTGHPKGFAYIEFSERDSVRTAMTLDETLFRGRVIKVLPKRTNIPGFRTTDRFLRGWPRGRGFRASRFYSPFRSCHFIRENGRAHPWIDSF; from the exons ATGGAGGAGGCTGAAGAGCAGTATGAAGCAGACAGACAGTTCCCATACAACCCTCAGGCAG GATTGTTCTACAGTATGACCCATGAAGACAGAATAGATGCTGACAAGAGATCCATCTATGTGGGCAAC GTGGATTATGGTGCAACCGCAGATGAATTGGAGATATACTTTAATGTATGTGGCCATGTGAACAGAGTAACAATCCCATATAACAGATTCACAGGCCATCCGAAAGG TTTTGCTTACATTGAGTTCTCAGAGAGAGATTCGGTGCGGACCGCAATGACTTTAGATGAAACACTATTCAGAGGCCGTGTCATTAAG GTACTGCCAAAAAGAACGAATATTCCAGGTTTCAGGACTACAGACCGGTTCTTGCGCGGCTGGCCGAGAGGACGAGGTTTCCGTGCGTCAAGATTTTACAGCCCATTCAGAAGCTGCCACTTCATTAG